Proteins encoded in a region of the Nicotiana tomentosiformis chromosome 9, ASM39032v3, whole genome shotgun sequence genome:
- the LOC104108707 gene encoding uncharacterized protein, which translates to MGICNSCESTSVATAKLILQDGRLQEFSYPIKASYLLQKDPNIFICNSDEMDFGDIVSAIKSDEELQLGQLYFALPLNRLKRKLKAEEMAELAVKASSALNSICGKEKCGCRNKVVLFSGVRGGGNLGKKVAGDGGSTVPEGRRGRSSGGGRRAKFTARLSAISE; encoded by the coding sequence ATGGGTATATGCAATTCTTGCGAATCTACATCAGTAGCTACAGCAAAATTAATACTACAAGACGGAAGATTACAAGAATTCTCTTATCCTATTAAAGCGTCATATCTCTTACAAAAAGATCCAAATATCTTCATTTGTAACTCTGATGAAATGGACTTTGGAGATATTGTTTCAGCCATAAAATCTGACGAAGAGCTTCAATTGGGTCAACTGTATTTTGCTTTACCTTTGAACCGGCTGAAACGTAAGCTTAAGGCGGAAGAAATGGCTGAGTTAGCAGTGAAGGCTAGTTCTGCATTGAATAGTATTTGTGGTAAAGAGAAATGTGGGTGTCGTAATAAAGTGGTTTTATTTTCAGGAGTGAGAGGTGGTGGGAATTTGGGGAAGAAGGTGGCGGGTGACGGTGGTTCGACGGTGCCTGAGGGCAGAAGAGGGAGGAGTAGTGGTGGTGGGCGGAGAGCGAAGTTCACGGCGAGGTTGAGTGCAATATCTGAGTAG